A region of Rhodospirillales bacterium DNA encodes the following proteins:
- a CDS encoding enoyl-CoA hydratase/isomerase family protein yields MDMDTGTPKMIARKADGIGWMVFNQPEKRNAVSYDMWLAIPKIIGDFEADPAVRVIVLTGAGEQAFVSGADISEFEERRGTPDAIAVYNAAGDKAHGAITHATKPTISMIKGVCVGGGMGIALTTDMRICGDDSRFAVPAAKLGLGYGYRGIKNLADVVGPSFAKEIFFTGRLFSAEEARTMGLVNRVVPKAELEKFVADYAGIIAGNAPLTVKAAKMIINATAKDPDKRDHAAMDAAVETCFNSEDYKEGRRAFMEKRKPLFQGR; encoded by the coding sequence ATGGACATGGACACCGGCACGCCCAAGATGATCGCGCGCAAGGCCGACGGCATCGGCTGGATGGTCTTCAACCAACCGGAGAAGCGCAACGCCGTGTCGTACGACATGTGGTTGGCCATCCCGAAAATCATCGGCGATTTCGAGGCCGACCCGGCGGTGCGCGTGATCGTGCTGACCGGCGCCGGCGAGCAGGCCTTCGTGTCCGGCGCCGACATCTCGGAGTTCGAGGAGCGCCGCGGCACGCCCGACGCGATCGCCGTCTACAACGCCGCCGGCGACAAGGCGCACGGCGCCATCACGCACGCGACCAAGCCGACCATCTCCATGATCAAGGGCGTCTGCGTCGGCGGCGGCATGGGCATCGCGCTGACCACCGACATGCGGATCTGCGGCGACGATTCGCGCTTCGCCGTGCCGGCCGCCAAGCTCGGCCTCGGCTACGGCTACCGCGGCATCAAGAACCTGGCCGACGTGGTCGGCCCGTCCTTCGCCAAGGAGATCTTCTTCACCGGCCGCCTGTTCAGCGCCGAGGAGGCGCGGACCATGGGGCTGGTCAACCGGGTCGTGCCCAAGGCCGAGCTGGAGAAGTTCGTCGCCGACTACGCCGGGATCATCGCCGGCAACGCGCCGCTGACGGTGAAGGCGGCGAAGATGATCATCAACGCCACGGCCAAGGACCCGGACAAGCGCGACCACGCCGCGATGGACGCCGCCGTGGAGACCTGCTTCAACAGCGAGGACTACAAGGAAGGCCGCCGCGCCTTCATGGAGAAGCGCAAGCCGCTCTTCCAGGGCCGCTGA
- a CDS encoding iron ABC transporter permease: protein MTDAAMPAPAARRVFDWSMLLWLALIAILLFVVVNPLARLVLSSFEVRDGAGYTFDNYLAAYGRPRYVQALVNTLVMGAGVAALSAVFAVPLAWACSRTDMPGRNLIRLGVLAAFIMPPYLGAVGWILLAGPNAGWINRAWVAVTGAGEPLVNVFTLGGLILIMACNLFFFIFVFTTSALELVSSEMEDAANVLGAGPLRTAFSITLPLVYPAIIGGVIVVFLQSLALFGVPALIAIPARYPVVTTQLWQFFEHPVRVEVAAAYAIPLLLVTMGMLALQRLILRRKGFVTVTGKGGERRIVALGRWRWPMLGYAAFVCALSVVMPMIVLVQAAFAKAWGRGFSFDNLTLANFKYVLVDNVSARQSIWNTVWYSATAAFLAIALALAIAYIVHRKLVRFGGALAFLCMAPFVIPGIVLAIGFYAAYAPPPLLLYGTATILILAFATRLLPIAYGSAAAGVSSIHPEMEEAVRILGGGRFTAIRRVVAPLLKRTLVGAWVLVFIPASQELSTAIFLTGPNTRVISVVLLDLSEQGNLEQLAALGGVLLVITIGIVALGFRVVGRDFMLRRT from the coding sequence ATGACGGACGCCGCGATGCCGGCGCCGGCCGCGCGCCGGGTCTTCGACTGGTCGATGCTGCTGTGGCTGGCGCTGATCGCCATCCTGCTGTTCGTCGTCGTCAATCCGCTGGCCCGCCTCGTGCTGTCCAGCTTCGAGGTGCGCGACGGTGCCGGCTACACCTTCGACAACTACCTCGCCGCCTACGGCCGGCCGCGCTACGTCCAGGCGCTGGTCAACACGCTGGTCATGGGCGCCGGCGTCGCGGCGCTGTCGGCGGTTTTCGCGGTGCCGTTGGCGTGGGCCTGCTCGCGCACCGACATGCCCGGCCGCAACCTGATCCGCCTCGGCGTGCTGGCGGCCTTCATCATGCCGCCCTATCTCGGCGCGGTGGGCTGGATCCTGCTGGCCGGCCCCAACGCCGGCTGGATCAACCGCGCGTGGGTGGCGGTCACGGGCGCAGGCGAGCCGCTGGTCAACGTCTTCACGCTCGGCGGCCTGATCCTGATCATGGCCTGCAACCTGTTCTTCTTCATCTTCGTGTTCACGACCTCGGCGCTGGAGCTGGTGTCGTCGGAGATGGAGGACGCGGCCAACGTTCTGGGCGCCGGTCCGCTGCGGACGGCGTTCTCGATCACCCTGCCGCTGGTCTATCCCGCGATCATCGGCGGCGTCATCGTGGTCTTCCTGCAGTCGCTGGCGCTGTTCGGCGTGCCGGCGCTGATCGCCATCCCGGCGCGCTATCCCGTCGTCACGACGCAGCTCTGGCAGTTCTTCGAGCATCCCGTGCGCGTCGAGGTCGCCGCCGCCTACGCGATCCCGCTGCTGCTGGTCACCATGGGCATGCTGGCGCTGCAGCGGCTGATCCTGCGCCGCAAGGGGTTCGTCACCGTCACCGGCAAGGGCGGCGAGCGGCGGATCGTGGCGCTGGGGCGGTGGCGCTGGCCGATGCTGGGCTACGCCGCCTTCGTGTGCGCGCTCTCCGTCGTCATGCCGATGATCGTGCTGGTGCAGGCGGCGTTCGCCAAGGCGTGGGGCCGCGGCTTCTCGTTCGACAACCTGACGCTGGCGAACTTCAAGTACGTGCTGGTGGACAACGTCTCGGCCCGGCAGTCGATCTGGAACACCGTCTGGTACTCGGCGACGGCGGCGTTCCTCGCCATCGCGCTGGCGCTGGCGATCGCCTACATCGTGCACCGCAAGCTGGTGCGCTTCGGCGGCGCGCTGGCCTTCCTCTGCATGGCGCCCTTCGTGATCCCAGGCATCGTGCTGGCGATCGGCTTCTACGCCGCCTACGCGCCGCCGCCGCTGCTGCTCTACGGCACGGCCACGATCCTGATCCTCGCCTTCGCCACCCGGCTGCTGCCGATCGCCTACGGCAGCGCCGCCGCCGGCGTCTCCAGCATCCATCCCGAGATGGAGGAGGCGGTCCGCATCCTCGGCGGCGGCCGCTTCACCGCGATCCGGCGCGTCGTGGCGCCGCTGCTCAAGCGCACGCTGGTCGGCGCCTGGGTGCTGGTGTTCATCCCCGCCAGCCAGGAGCTGTCGACCGCCATCTTCCTGACCGGGCCGAACACCCGCGTCATCTCCGTGGTGCTGCTCGACCTCAGCGAGCAGGGCAACCTCGAGCAGCTCGCGGCGCTGGGCGGCGTGCTGCTGGTCATCACCATCGGCATCGTGGCGCTGGGCTTCCGCGTCGTCGGCCGCGATTTCATGCTGCGCCGGACCTGA
- a CDS encoding extracellular solute-binding protein has product MTSKIGWSASALIVAAALAAAPAAAQLSAEAEKALYEAAKAEGELTWYTAHFTGETAAKIGNVFMKRYPGVKVNVVRTTAHVAYQRLTQELRAGGPQVDVFASTDIGHYVELKSKGLLEKFTPANAATVIASLQGIDPDGMYHVASIGLIGITHNTQKVKPQDAPKNWTDLLDPKWRNQVSLGHPAFSGYVGIWTLTMTKLYGWSYFEKLEKNKPQIGRSILDTQTMLKAGERTVAAGSYPPAYEAAAKGDPMGVVYPTDGTVMIIAPQGIIKGSKHPNAAKLFQEWMLSAECSAVQAEDFGEPLHASVKGKGAKSAAELKTLVLKPDEILKGVADVKEKWRDTFGN; this is encoded by the coding sequence ATGACCAGCAAGATCGGGTGGAGCGCGTCCGCGCTCATCGTCGCCGCCGCGCTCGCGGCGGCGCCCGCCGCCGCCCAGTTGTCGGCCGAGGCCGAGAAGGCCCTGTACGAGGCCGCCAAGGCCGAGGGCGAGCTGACCTGGTACACGGCGCACTTCACCGGCGAGACGGCGGCGAAGATCGGCAACGTCTTCATGAAGCGCTATCCCGGCGTGAAGGTGAACGTCGTGCGCACGACCGCCCACGTCGCCTACCAGCGCCTGACGCAGGAGCTGCGCGCCGGCGGGCCGCAGGTCGACGTCTTCGCGTCGACCGACATCGGCCACTACGTCGAGCTGAAATCGAAGGGCCTGCTGGAGAAGTTCACGCCCGCCAACGCCGCGACGGTCATCGCGTCGTTGCAGGGGATCGATCCCGACGGCATGTACCACGTCGCCTCGATCGGGCTGATCGGCATCACCCACAACACCCAGAAGGTGAAGCCGCAGGACGCGCCGAAGAACTGGACCGACCTGCTCGATCCGAAATGGCGCAACCAGGTGTCGCTCGGCCATCCCGCGTTCAGCGGCTACGTCGGCATCTGGACGCTGACCATGACCAAGCTCTACGGCTGGTCGTACTTCGAGAAGCTCGAGAAGAACAAGCCGCAGATCGGGCGCTCGATCCTCGACACCCAGACCATGCTGAAGGCGGGCGAGCGGACGGTCGCGGCCGGCTCGTACCCGCCGGCCTACGAGGCGGCCGCCAAGGGCGATCCGATGGGCGTGGTCTACCCGACCGACGGCACCGTCATGATCATCGCGCCGCAGGGCATCATCAAGGGCTCCAAGCACCCCAACGCCGCCAAGCTGTTCCAGGAATGGATGCTGAGCGCGGAGTGCAGCGCCGTGCAGGCCGAGGATTTCGGCGAGCCGCTGCACGCCTCGGTCAAGGGCAAGGGCGCCAAGTCGGCGGCCGAGCTCAAGACGCTCGTGCTCAAGCCCGACGAGATCCTCAAGGGCGTCGCCGACGTCAAGGAGAAGTGGCGCGACACGTTCGGCAACTGA
- the greA gene encoding transcription elongation factor GreA, giving the protein MDKVPMTPAGFKSLEDELRNLKGVERPNVIKAIAEARAHGDLSENAEYTAARERQGFIEGRIAELEDVIARADVIDVAKLKGGKVIKFGATVKLSDEDTEDEVRYQIVGPFEADLTKHKISITAPLGRALIGKTVGDSVEVQTPRGAKSYEVMSVLFK; this is encoded by the coding sequence ATGGACAAGGTCCCGATGACGCCGGCGGGGTTCAAGTCGCTCGAGGACGAGCTGCGGAACCTCAAGGGAGTCGAGCGTCCCAACGTGATCAAGGCGATCGCGGAGGCCCGCGCCCATGGCGATCTTTCCGAGAACGCCGAGTACACCGCCGCGCGCGAGCGGCAGGGCTTCATCGAGGGCCGGATCGCCGAGCTCGAGGACGTCATCGCGCGCGCCGACGTGATCGACGTCGCCAAGCTCAAGGGCGGCAAGGTGATCAAGTTCGGCGCCACCGTGAAACTGTCGGACGAGGACACCGAGGACGAGGTTCGCTACCAGATCGTCGGTCCGTTCGAGGCCGACCTGACGAAGCACAAGATCTCGATCACCGCGCCGCTGGGCCGCGCCCTGATCGGCAAGACCGTCGGCGACAGCGTCGAGGTCCAGACACCGCGCGGCGCCAAGTCGTACGAGGTGATGTCGGTCCTCTTCAAGTAG
- a CDS encoding DMT family transporter encodes MTALKAWWNAQSGNLRGIILVAISGVLFAGLNVATIFPARELNSYMMAFCRYLFGAVFLLHVFMRHGLIAPFRTQRLGLHAVRGAFHSAGMQLWFIALPLITLADLTALGFTGPIFVTIGAALFLKEDVRMRRWIAVAVGFIGAMIIIRPGFTAIGIGALAALASTPLFAASNLMAKSLARTDNAEGIVIWQSVFIVACATPFALLNWQTPSLEHVGWFLLAGFFGTAGHLVMQRGYQVAEISALQPIGFLSLIWNTLFGLWLFGQTPSEWTFIGAAVIFASAMYISHREAVRRAQIRSAEIVTKP; translated from the coding sequence GTGACCGCGCTCAAGGCGTGGTGGAACGCGCAATCAGGGAACCTCCGCGGCATCATCCTCGTCGCCATCTCCGGCGTCCTGTTCGCCGGCCTCAACGTCGCCACGATCTTCCCCGCGCGCGAGCTGAACTCCTACATGATGGCGTTCTGCCGCTATCTGTTCGGCGCCGTGTTCCTGCTGCACGTCTTCATGCGCCACGGGCTGATCGCGCCGTTCCGGACCCAGCGGCTGGGGCTCCACGCCGTGCGCGGGGCCTTCCACAGCGCCGGCATGCAGCTCTGGTTCATCGCGCTGCCGTTGATCACGCTGGCCGATCTGACGGCGCTGGGCTTCACGGGGCCGATCTTCGTCACGATCGGCGCGGCGCTGTTCCTCAAGGAGGACGTCCGCATGCGCCGCTGGATCGCGGTCGCGGTCGGCTTCATCGGCGCGATGATCATCATCCGCCCGGGGTTCACCGCCATCGGCATCGGCGCGCTGGCGGCGCTGGCGTCGACCCCGCTGTTCGCCGCGTCGAACCTGATGGCGAAATCGCTGGCCCGCACCGACAACGCCGAGGGCATCGTCATCTGGCAGTCGGTCTTCATCGTCGCGTGCGCCACGCCGTTCGCGCTCCTGAACTGGCAGACTCCGTCGCTGGAGCATGTCGGCTGGTTCCTGCTGGCGGGATTCTTCGGCACCGCCGGGCACCTCGTGATGCAGCGCGGCTACCAGGTGGCGGAGATCTCCGCGCTGCAGCCGATCGGCTTCCTGTCGCTGATCTGGAACACGCTGTTCGGGCTGTGGCTTTTCGGCCAGACGCCGAGCGAATGGACCTTCATCGGCGCCGCCGTGATCTTCGCCAGCGCCATGTACATCTCCCACCGCGAGGCGGTGCGGCGCGCCCAGATACGGTCGGCCGAGATCGTGACGAAGCCGTAA
- a CDS encoding gamma-glutamylcyclotransferase, whose translation MLQRDELTPERIDRLITEAKAAGFDYFISHAERRRRLDETLKTWTPGTDAWVFAYGSLMWNPAFNFVERRPARLDGYRRSFCFWTPLGRGTPEKPGLMLGLEPGGACDGMAYRVAADAVTTEFAILYNREMLSGVYDAIWAEVVDPTGERLRAVAFVVNPEHPQYCGALERPLKCEHIAFAEGRRGTCREYLFECADQLRGLGVRDPYIESLETEVLKVREGSR comes from the coding sequence GTGCTGCAGCGCGACGAGCTGACGCCGGAGCGGATCGACCGCCTCATCACCGAGGCGAAGGCGGCGGGCTTCGACTATTTCATCTCGCACGCCGAACGCCGCCGCCGGCTGGACGAGACGCTGAAGACCTGGACGCCGGGCACCGACGCCTGGGTGTTCGCGTACGGCTCGTTGATGTGGAACCCCGCGTTCAACTTCGTCGAGCGCCGGCCGGCCCGGCTCGACGGCTACCGGCGCAGCTTCTGCTTCTGGACGCCGCTGGGCCGCGGCACGCCCGAGAAGCCGGGGCTGATGCTGGGGCTGGAGCCGGGTGGCGCCTGCGACGGCATGGCCTACCGCGTCGCGGCCGACGCGGTGACGACCGAGTTCGCGATCCTCTACAACCGCGAGATGCTCAGCGGCGTCTACGACGCGATCTGGGCCGAGGTGGTCGATCCCACCGGCGAGCGGCTGCGCGCCGTGGCGTTCGTGGTCAACCCCGAGCATCCGCAGTATTGCGGCGCGCTGGAGCGGCCGCTGAAGTGCGAGCACATCGCCTTCGCCGAGGGCCGCCGCGGCACCTGCCGGGAGTACCTGTTCGAGTGCGCCGACCAGCTTCGCGGGCTGGGCGTGCGCGATCCCTACATCGAGTCGCTCGAGACCGAGGTCCTGAAGGTGCGCGAGGGGTCGCGGTGA
- a CDS encoding MaoC family dehydratase — MAKRTVENPQAMKALVGQELGVSDWVEIGQERVNTFADATGDHQWIHVDVERCKKDMPDGKPIAHGYLTLSLIPTFSHNVLHVNNVRNGINYGSNKVRFTNMVPVGSKLRGRVKLLAADDMPNNGVRMTYEWTIEIEGKDRPACVAETMGIAYAAA, encoded by the coding sequence ATGGCGAAGCGCACCGTGGAGAATCCGCAGGCGATGAAGGCGCTGGTCGGCCAGGAGCTGGGCGTCAGCGACTGGGTCGAGATCGGCCAGGAGCGCGTCAACACCTTCGCCGACGCCACCGGCGACCACCAGTGGATCCATGTCGACGTCGAGCGCTGCAAGAAGGACATGCCCGACGGCAAGCCGATCGCGCACGGCTATCTCACGCTGTCGCTGATCCCCACCTTCAGCCACAACGTCCTGCACGTGAACAACGTGCGCAACGGCATCAACTACGGCAGCAACAAGGTGCGCTTCACCAACATGGTGCCGGTCGGATCGAAGCTGCGCGGCCGCGTGAAGCTGCTGGCGGCCGATGACATGCCGAACAACGGCGTGCGCATGACCTACGAGTGGACCATCGAGATCGAGGGCAAGGACCGTCCCGCCTGCGTCGCGGAGACCATGGGCATCGCCTACGCGGCGGCCTGA
- a CDS encoding enoyl-CoA hydratase, which produces MAYANILVDTKDRIRTISLNRPDRLNAWTRDMHVELKDAMHEAGDDADVRVIVLTGAGRGFCAGADMGGLQQIGAAGAASDRATKARPVPAGGSASAEFKMTYSYFPSIPKPIIGAINGPCAGLGLIMALYCDMRFAAESAVFTTAFAARGLIAEHGVSWLLPKLVGLPNAMDLLLSARKFRAPEALSMGVVNRVIADAQLMTDTRSYARLLAETVSPRSLAVMKRQLWEAQFQTLAQATTAANHDMELSFVTDDFKEGVAHYVEKRAPRFTGR; this is translated from the coding sequence ATGGCCTACGCCAACATCCTGGTCGACACGAAGGACCGGATCCGCACCATCTCGCTGAACCGGCCGGACCGGCTCAACGCCTGGACCCGCGACATGCATGTCGAGCTCAAGGACGCCATGCACGAGGCCGGCGACGACGCCGACGTGCGCGTGATCGTGCTGACCGGCGCCGGACGCGGCTTCTGCGCCGGCGCCGACATGGGCGGCCTGCAGCAGATCGGCGCCGCCGGCGCGGCCAGCGACCGGGCCACCAAGGCGCGCCCCGTCCCGGCCGGCGGGAGCGCCAGCGCCGAGTTCAAGATGACCTATTCGTATTTCCCGTCGATCCCCAAGCCGATCATCGGCGCGATCAACGGCCCCTGCGCCGGCCTCGGGCTGATCATGGCGCTCTACTGCGACATGCGCTTCGCCGCCGAGAGCGCGGTGTTCACCACCGCGTTCGCCGCCCGCGGCCTGATCGCCGAGCACGGCGTGTCGTGGCTGCTGCCCAAGCTGGTCGGGCTGCCCAACGCCATGGACCTGCTGCTGTCGGCGCGCAAGTTCCGCGCCCCGGAGGCGCTGTCGATGGGCGTCGTCAACCGCGTCATCGCCGACGCGCAGTTGATGACCGACACTCGCTCCTACGCCCGGCTGCTGGCCGAGACCGTCTCGCCGCGCTCGCTGGCGGTGATGAAGCGGCAGCTCTGGGAGGCGCAGTTCCAGACGCTGGCGCAGGCCACCACGGCGGCGAACCACGACATGGAGCTGAGCTTCGTCACCGATGACTTCAAGGAAGGCGTCGCCCATTACGTCGAGAAGCGCGCGCCGCGTTTCACCGGCCGCTGA